In a genomic window of Carettochelys insculpta isolate YL-2023 chromosome 19, ASM3395843v1, whole genome shotgun sequence:
- the MRM1 gene encoding rRNA methyltransferase 1, mitochondrial, with product MDPFVGTQQMLRGSAVQGRRLSSRMAFVAEMVQLFKFGTWKASRLTFVLSCSSHFLAVKHFSTQGKEPSHSASPSQFRNEGNSHHYGSHQFPVSGLGDAAETISKSHPPPRSKGLAPQKNLRWRWKSGMGSPGQAASSSEFRSLREDDFSKERKRPSSKPMHVERTKGSEILFGIAPCSLAFSQSKRDFFRLFLKSGSCSARPVMEEFAQRAKACGVPVQHVRRQILDALCKGHVHQGVCLEATPLHSKSLEEAEASQAGVATDMGTQLIWLVLEQVQDPMNLGGMLRSAHFLGVDRVVTSKKDSCPLTPTVSKASAGAMEVLEVYSTNDLQRFLKVKTEEGWEVIGTVSKSEVKEKVPVISCLEFHWTKPTILVVGNEGSGLSSETRNLCHRMLIIPPGRILEPGIESLNVSVATGILLHSICSQKKIK from the exons GGTCAGCTGTTCAAGGGAGGAGACTGAGTAGTAGAATGGCCTTTGTGGCGGAGATGGTACAGCTCTTTAAGTTTGGCACGTGGAAAGCTTCGAGGCTTACATTTGTTTTGAGCTGCAGCAGTCATTTTCTGGCAGTCAAACATTTTTCGACACAGGGGAAAGAGCCATCACATTCTGCATCACCCTCTCAGTTCAGGAATGAAGGAAATTCACATCACTATGGCAGCCACCAGTTTCCAGTGTCAGGGCTTGGGGATGCTGCAGAAACAATCTCCAAATCACATCCCCCTCCCAGAAGTAAAGGCCTTGCCCCACAGAAGAATTTGCGGTGGAGGTGGAAATCTGGCATGGGAAGCCCTGGGCAGGCTGCATCTTCTAGTGAGTTTAGGAGCCTGAGGGAAGATgacttttcaaaagagcggaaAAGACCATCGTCAAAGCCTATGCACGTTGAAAGGACCAAAGGTTCAGAGATCTTGTTTGGCATtgcaccctgctccctggctttCTCGCAGTCAAAGAGGGACTTTTTCAGGTTATTCCTCAAGTCAGGTAGCTGCAGTGCACGGCCTGTGATGGAAGAGTTTGCCCAACGAGCCAAAGCTTGTGGAGTCCCTGTGCAGCACGTCAGAAGGCAGATCCTAGATGCCCTTTGCAAAGGTCATGTCCACCAGGGAGTCTGTTTAGAAGCTACTCCTCTCCATTCCAAGAGCTTGGAAGAAGCTGAAGCTTCCCAGGCTGGGGTTGCCACTGATATGGGCACACAGTTGATTTGGCTGGTGCTGGAACAGGTCCAGGATCCTATGAATCTGGGTGGAATGCTACGTTCTGCACACTTCTTAGGAGTTGACCGAGTGGTGACCAGCAAAAAGGACAG CTGCCCCCTTACTCCTACAGTCAGCAAGGCAAGTGCTGGAGCCATGGAGGTGTTGGAAGTATACAGCACCAATGATCTCCAGAGATTTCTGAAG GTGAAAACTGAAGAAGGCTGGGAAGTCATAGGAACGGTCAGCAAATCTGAGGTCAAGGAGAAGGTCCCTGTCATCAGCTGCTTAGAATTTCACTGGACTAAACCCACCATTTTAGTAGTAG GGAATGAAGGGTCTGGGCTGTCTTCAGAGACACGAAATTTGTGCCACAGGATGCTAATCATCCCTCCTGGAAGAATATTAGAACCTGGGATTGAATCATTAAATGTCTCTGTTGCTACTG gGATTCTTTTGCATTCTATATgcagccaaaaaaaaataaagtaa